In the genome of Halococcus sediminicola, one region contains:
- a CDS encoding TasA family protein — MSSNLSHEKLWYSLSGKFKCKCDIVWSMRIKETLFGGKRKFALVALVVIGAILLAMGTYSFWTDSESAPGNTVEAGTLDLSIDESASDTISLTNAQPGDTDSATFALQNVGSTEADHVEVDLNFNENDIQDEPADADLSTELNAQETAAMIEVTDFTYDGTDLLGNVSDQNGNGIVDLADVQSQAGSTDNLTAPSAGGSDTTELMLGVQIANDNDGSFTGTDEDIMADGVDITLDFTLNQDASQ, encoded by the coding sequence ATGTCCTCCAACCTATCTCATGAAAAGCTATGGTACTCTCTATCAGGAAAATTTAAATGTAAATGCGATATAGTATGGTCTATGAGGATTAAAGAAACCCTCTTTGGCGGGAAGAGAAAATTCGCGCTCGTTGCGCTCGTCGTCATTGGTGCCATCCTTCTCGCGATGGGAACGTACTCGTTTTGGACTGATTCGGAATCCGCTCCCGGAAACACAGTCGAAGCGGGGACGCTTGATTTGAGCATTGACGAGAGCGCTAGTGACACTATCTCGCTCACCAACGCCCAACCCGGTGACACTGACAGCGCTACGTTCGCCCTGCAAAACGTCGGCTCAACCGAAGCAGACCACGTCGAGGTCGATCTCAACTTCAACGAAAATGACATACAGGACGAACCCGCTGATGCAGATTTGAGTACCGAGTTGAATGCCCAGGAGACTGCCGCAATGATCGAAGTCACTGACTTCACCTACGACGGGACAGATCTGCTCGGCAACGTGTCCGATCAGAACGGCAACGGCATCGTTGACCTCGCAGACGTGCAGAGTCAGGCCGGGAGCACCGACAATCTCACTGCACCCAGTGCCGGTGGCTCTGACACCACCGAACTCATGCTTGGTGTTCAGATAGCTAACGACAACGATGGGTCGTTCACTGGCACTGACGAAGACATCATGGCTGATGGTGTCGATATCACACTCGACTTCACGCTCAACCAAGACGCGAGTCAGTAA
- the dacB gene encoding D-alanyl-D-alanine carboxypeptidase/D-alanyl-D-alanine endopeptidase: protein MNLVNYDRRTMLKGSALGLLGVSMGHSGTTKAEGNSTNWNDSSSNSSAGCSSIEHKLNSLKGSGMYDHATWGLLVIDPESGDVVHSLNQDQFFAPGSTAKLVPISAAWDTFGADHRFTTPVYRTGAVTDGRLNGDLVLVASGDLTMGGRTLSNGKIAYTSIDHTYANAIPGATLTETNPLAGVDDLAAQVRKTGITRVEGDVLIDARLFEDNDILDPETPLSPILINDNLVDVLMTPTEPGQRAEVSHRPETAAYHIWADVATVGNDQETTVEVSSPQEGEIYVSGQIAAGEDPLLQVYQVDDPAAFARTALIEALEEAGVEVAAPPTGPNPTTDLSGSGYQSSMKVAEHVSLPFSEYAELILKTSHNLGANLMVCLLAVEAGSNDCRDGFPVIYDFLTNVGIDTNEVSLSDGRGGAREDHVTPQALVSLLSYWHGTPSAEAFAQTLPILGVDGSLAEVAPDSPAAGHVFAKTGTVAGPDLLNNRIYLTAQTLAGYIDAVDGRKLAFGLFMNHASVENIEGVIEVADQLGELTATLQQEC from the coding sequence ATGAATCTCGTGAACTACGATCGCCGAACGATGCTGAAGGGTTCAGCGCTTGGATTATTAGGGGTCAGTATGGGCCACAGCGGGACGACCAAAGCAGAGGGGAACTCCACAAACTGGAATGACTCTTCATCTAATTCATCGGCGGGCTGCTCGTCAATCGAGCATAAACTCAATTCTCTTAAGGGTTCTGGGATGTACGATCACGCAACGTGGGGATTACTGGTGATAGATCCTGAAAGCGGTGACGTGGTCCACTCACTCAACCAGGACCAATTTTTTGCCCCAGGCTCTACCGCCAAACTCGTCCCCATTTCGGCCGCATGGGACACGTTCGGCGCCGACCATCGTTTCACGACGCCGGTCTACCGAACAGGAGCGGTGACCGATGGCCGGCTCAACGGCGATCTCGTCCTCGTTGCATCAGGAGACCTTACGATGGGTGGGCGGACACTCTCAAATGGGAAAATCGCATATACATCGATTGATCATACGTACGCCAACGCGATCCCCGGAGCCACTCTCACCGAGACTAATCCGTTGGCAGGAGTAGACGACCTCGCAGCACAAGTGCGAAAAACGGGCATTACACGAGTTGAGGGAGATGTTCTTATCGATGCACGATTGTTCGAGGACAACGATATTCTGGATCCGGAAACACCCCTCTCACCGATCCTCATCAATGACAATCTCGTTGACGTACTCATGACGCCGACGGAGCCGGGACAGCGAGCGGAGGTCTCTCACCGGCCTGAGACAGCAGCATATCATATCTGGGCTGACGTTGCAACTGTCGGGAATGATCAGGAAACCACTGTTGAAGTTTCCAGCCCGCAAGAGGGTGAGATCTACGTGAGCGGTCAAATCGCTGCTGGAGAAGACCCTCTCTTGCAAGTTTATCAGGTCGACGATCCGGCTGCGTTCGCCCGTACTGCGCTGATTGAGGCCCTTGAAGAAGCCGGTGTCGAAGTAGCAGCACCGCCTACTGGACCAAACCCGACCACTGACCTTTCGGGTTCCGGATACCAGTCTTCTATGAAGGTCGCTGAACACGTTTCGCTCCCGTTTTCCGAATATGCGGAATTAATTCTCAAGACGAGCCACAATCTCGGTGCTAATCTCATGGTCTGTCTCTTGGCTGTCGAAGCAGGAAGCAATGATTGCCGCGATGGTTTCCCAGTCATCTATGACTTCCTCACGAATGTCGGTATCGACACCAATGAGGTGTCACTGTCGGATGGCCGAGGGGGAGCGCGCGAAGACCACGTCACGCCCCAAGCGTTGGTTTCTTTGCTCTCATATTGGCATGGCACACCTTCCGCGGAAGCGTTCGCTCAGACGTTGCCAATTCTGGGGGTAGACGGCTCGTTAGCTGAAGTTGCCCCAGATAGCCCAGCCGCAGGCCATGTATTTGCGAAGACCGGGACCGTCGCAGGACCGGACCTCCTCAACAACCGTATCTATCTCACAGCCCAAACGCTTGCTGGCTATATCGACGCTGTGGACGGACGCAAACTGGCTTTTGGTCTCTTCATGAATCATGCTAGCGTAGAGAATATTGAGGGCGTAATTGAGGTAGCGGATCAACTCGGGGAACTTACAGCTACCCTCCAGCAGGAGTGCTGA
- a CDS encoding DUF1616 domain-containing protein, with translation MSDGTLRLLLPRFLRRFPADLAAIVLLVLATGVATLAPIVSETPLRVVLGLVFALFAPGYAFIAALFPERGPSVEEVSTTDGEEGERPMPNPDEAEQETAADTRAGLTERVDPRHEGSIDGIERVALSFGLSIAITPLIGLVLNFTPFGIRLVPIVLSIGGFTLAASVVAALRRQALPAAERFRVPYRAWIETARAELFAPETRLDAVLNVILVVSLLLAVSSVGYAILVPKSGESFSEFYLLTENESGALVADDYPQNFTAGQSQSLVVGIGNHEHEQVDYSVVAELQRVSIQNNSTTVRESRELDRFSRTIPANESANWTHDVTPTLTGKRLRLTYLLYRGSPPDNPTVENAYRETHLWVNVSS, from the coding sequence ATGTCTGACGGGACGCTTCGATTGCTATTGCCGCGATTCCTTCGTCGGTTTCCCGCGGATCTCGCGGCAATCGTCCTGCTCGTACTCGCGACGGGAGTCGCCACGCTTGCACCCATCGTCAGCGAGACGCCACTACGCGTCGTCCTCGGTCTCGTCTTCGCGCTGTTCGCGCCCGGCTACGCGTTCATCGCGGCGCTGTTTCCCGAACGCGGTCCAAGTGTCGAGGAAGTCTCAACGACCGACGGCGAGGAGGGCGAGCGCCCGATGCCGAACCCCGATGAGGCCGAACAGGAGACGGCAGCCGATACCCGCGCCGGACTGACCGAACGTGTCGACCCCCGCCACGAGGGCAGCATCGACGGCATCGAGCGGGTGGCACTATCCTTTGGACTCAGCATCGCCATCACGCCGCTGATCGGACTGGTTCTGAACTTTACGCCCTTTGGGATCCGGCTCGTGCCGATCGTGCTCTCGATCGGTGGGTTCACGCTGGCCGCCAGCGTGGTTGCTGCGCTGCGTCGTCAGGCGCTGCCCGCCGCCGAACGGTTTCGGGTCCCGTATCGTGCTTGGATAGAGACCGCGCGGGCGGAACTGTTCGCCCCGGAGACGCGCCTCGATGCCGTCCTGAACGTCATATTAGTCGTGAGCTTGTTGCTCGCGGTCAGTAGCGTCGGCTACGCCATACTGGTGCCCAAATCCGGCGAGAGCTTCAGCGAGTTCTACCTGCTTACCGAGAACGAGTCCGGTGCGCTCGTCGCCGATGATTACCCACAGAACTTCACCGCCGGCCAGAGTCAATCCCTCGTTGTCGGAATTGGCAACCACGAGCATGAACAGGTCGACTACTCAGTCGTTGCCGAACTCCAGCGTGTCTCGATTCAAAACAATTCGACGACTGTCCGCGAAAGTCGAGAGTTAGATCGGTTCAGTCGGACGATCCCTGCAAACGAATCGGCCAACTGGACCCACGACGTAACACCCACGTTGACTGGCAAGCGCCTCCGCCTTACCTACCTGCTTTATCGTGGCTCGCCGCCTGACAATCCGACCGTCGAGAACGCCTACCGAGAGACACATCTGTGGGTAAACGTATCATCCTGA
- a CDS encoding FxLYD domain-containing protein has product MNRREFLAASGGGGALVLAGVGAALSDTDLNDGPSYGSVTTPPSSNSKTLKNGVKATLYGNGTIAFFGASLVTDSEGGTAVAGRIQNISESTIRQVRIKVQFQTSLEEILAQGWLTVDNLESEETWQFVASYPGDDPDRIEAATIATIERS; this is encoded by the coding sequence GTGAATCGAAGAGAATTCCTCGCAGCCAGCGGCGGAGGTGGCGCGCTGGTCCTTGCCGGTGTGGGAGCCGCCCTTAGCGATACCGATCTCAACGACGGCCCTAGTTATGGCTCGGTCACAACACCGCCCAGTTCCAACTCGAAAACGCTCAAGAACGGAGTGAAGGCCACCCTCTACGGAAACGGCACTATCGCCTTTTTCGGGGCATCGCTGGTCACCGATAGCGAAGGCGGGACAGCGGTCGCTGGACGGATACAGAACATCTCCGAGAGCACCATCAGGCAGGTCCGCATCAAGGTGCAGTTCCAAACCAGCCTGGAGGAGATACTGGCCCAAGGATGGCTCACTGTGGATAACCTCGAAAGCGAAGAGACCTGGCAGTTCGTCGCTTCGTATCCCGGCGACGACCCCGACCGTATCGAAGCGGCGACCATTGCCACGATCGAGCGATCCTAG
- a CDS encoding MFS transporter — translation MDHNDRAITSLVVLSHSLVHTYEFAIPIFIPVWLAQFNATPALVGGAVTVGLALYGVGSLPSGILADRIGSQPLLVGCLVGMGIAFVGVSAAPNLPVLALVLAIWGAAASVHHPSGLTLITKGANTRGDVFAYHGMSGNIGTAVGPLLTTLLLVVFSDEWRLVALVLALPALAGAVLAARIDVDETAAVSVATDGGQADTGVESMSEFIDTSKLLFASAFIIVFGMVMSYGLYYRGSLTFLPQLFAGFSAIQPIQAFGATFEPGNYVFAGLLAMGIFGQYTGGKLTDRVPVEVGLITGFIGLAVLAVGYLPAANAGLGPLLVLSAVFGFVLFYVQPFYQAAVAEYTPPAARGLSYGFTYLGDFGIGALAASLAGAVLTYFSPLVLFMLLAVFAVIGGGFSAYLFVRASPE, via the coding sequence ATGGACCACAACGACCGGGCGATCACCAGTCTCGTGGTGCTTTCGCACTCGTTGGTGCACACTTACGAGTTCGCCATCCCGATTTTTATCCCGGTCTGGCTTGCACAGTTCAACGCGACACCAGCGCTTGTCGGCGGCGCTGTGACCGTCGGTCTCGCCCTGTATGGTGTCGGCTCGCTTCCGTCAGGAATCCTTGCCGATCGCATTGGTTCACAACCGCTGTTGGTCGGCTGTCTCGTCGGTATGGGAATCGCTTTCGTCGGGGTGAGTGCTGCGCCGAATCTACCCGTGCTGGCGCTCGTACTCGCGATCTGGGGAGCCGCGGCAAGCGTTCACCATCCATCAGGATTGACGCTGATCACCAAGGGGGCAAACACCCGCGGCGACGTTTTTGCCTACCACGGAATGTCGGGGAACATTGGCACCGCCGTCGGTCCGCTGCTGACAACACTCCTCTTAGTCGTGTTCAGTGACGAGTGGCGGCTTGTAGCGCTCGTGCTCGCACTGCCGGCGCTCGCGGGAGCCGTACTCGCCGCACGTATCGACGTCGATGAAACAGCGGCTGTCAGTGTAGCGACTGACGGCGGGCAAGCCGACACGGGCGTGGAGTCGATGAGCGAGTTCATCGACACCTCGAAGCTCCTGTTTGCAAGTGCGTTTATCATCGTCTTTGGAATGGTGATGAGCTACGGACTCTACTACCGTGGCTCGCTCACGTTCCTCCCGCAACTATTCGCTGGATTCAGTGCAATTCAGCCGATTCAGGCCTTCGGAGCGACGTTCGAACCGGGAAACTACGTCTTCGCTGGTTTGCTCGCCATGGGGATATTCGGCCAGTACACTGGCGGGAAACTCACTGATCGGGTTCCCGTGGAAGTCGGTCTCATCACCGGTTTTATCGGGTTGGCAGTACTCGCCGTTGGCTATCTCCCCGCGGCGAACGCCGGTCTCGGACCGTTGCTCGTGCTGTCTGCCGTATTCGGGTTCGTCCTGTTCTATGTCCAGCCGTTCTATCAGGCGGCCGTCGCCGAATACACCCCGCCCGCAGCTCGTGGACTTTCGTATGGATTCACCTATCTCGGCGACTTCGGTATTGGGGCACTCGCCGCCTCGCTCGCGGGGGCAGTTCTCACCTACTTCTCTCCGTTGGTTTTGTTCATGTTGCTAGCCGTCTTCGCCGTGATCGGTGGCGGATTTAGCGCGTATTTGTTCGTTCGGGCCAGCCCAGAATAG